A genome region from Marasmius oreades isolate 03SP1 chromosome 5, whole genome shotgun sequence includes the following:
- the GSP1 gene encoding GTP-binding nuclear protein gsp1/Ran (BUSCO:EOG09264LKR), translated as MAEQLSQTATIPTFKLVLVGDGGTGKTTFVKRHLTGEFEKKYIATLGVEVHPLTFSTNFGTICFNVWDTAGQEKFGGLRDGYYIQGQCGIIMFDVTARITYKNVPNWHRDLERVCENIPIVLCGNKVDVKERKVKTGAVTFHRKKNLQYFEISAKSNYNFEKPFLWLARKLVGNPALEFVAAPALAPADVPVDAALMEQYNKELQQAEAVPLPEEDDDL; from the exons ATGGCTGAGCAACTATCACAAACGGCGACCATTCCTACATTCAAGCTTGTCCTCG TCGGTGACGGTGGTACCGGGAAAACGACATTCGTCAAG CGCCACTTGACCGGTGAATTCGAGAAGAAATACATCG CAACCCTCGGTGTCGAAGTCCACCCTCTCACTTTCTCAACCAATTTCGGTACCATCTGTTTCAACGTTTGGGATACTGCAGGTCAAGAGAAGTTTGGTGGGCTTCGGGATGGATACTACATTCAGGGACAGTGCGGTATCATCATGTTTGATGTTACAGCACGGATTACCTACAAGAACGTTCCCAACTGGCATCGCGATTTGGAGCGGGTCTGTGAGAACATCCCCATTGTCCTTTGTGGTAACAAAGTCGACGTGAAG GAAAGAAAAGTGAAGACCGGTGCCGTCACCTtccacagaaaaaaaaatctcCAGTATTTTGAGATCTCCGCCAAATCCAACTACAACTTCGAGAAGCCATTCTTGTGGCTGGCGAGGAAGTTAGTCGG CAATCCGGCATTGGAATTCGTGGCCGCACCTGCTTTGGCCCCAGCAGATGTCCCTGTTGACGCTGCTCTCATGGAACAATATAACAAAGAATTGCAGCAG GCCGAGGCTGTTCCATTGCCTGAGGAGGACGATGATCTTTAA